A region of the Curtobacterium flaccumfaciens pv. betae genome:
GCTGACCGACCCGGAGAAGCTCCGTCTGGTCGAGGTCGGCAAGTCCGTCGCCGCCGGCCGCGCGAAGATCATCACGGGCGGTGGCTCGAACGAGACCGCGCACGCGATCCACCTGTACAAGCAGAGCGAGAAGGCCGGCGCGGACGGCGTGATGATCGTCACGCCGTACTACAACAAGCCGACGCAATCGGGTGTCCTCACCCACTTCCGGATGATCGCGGACGCCACCGATCTGCCGGTGATCCTGTACGACATCCCGGGCCGCACCGGCATCCCGATCACGTACGACACGATCCTGCGTGCGTCGAAGCACCCGAACATCCTCGCCGTGAAGGACGCCAAGGGCGACTTCGCCGAGGTCTCGCGGGTGCTGAACAACACCGACCTCATGTACTTCTCCGGCGACGACACGAACGTGCTCCCGCATCTGTCGATCGGCGCCACCGGCCTGATCGGCGTGACCGCGAACATCACGAGCGCGCCGTACCGCACCATCGTCGACGCCGTGAACCGGGGCGACCTGGCCACCGCGACGGCCGAGCACAAGCGACTCGAGCCGCTCGTCCGCGCCGTGATGACGCACGTTCCGGGTACCGTGGCCGCGAAGTACATCCTGCACGGGCTCGGCCGCATCGGCAGCCCGCGCGTCCGGCTGCCGCTCGTCGGCCCCGAGGACTCCGAGGCGTACGCCATCGAGACCTCCCTCGAAGCCGTGCGCGACGTGCCCGGCGCCGACTTCTCGAACTTCCGCCCCGACCGCAACGCGGCGGCCGGCGGTGCACTACCGAAGGTG
Encoded here:
- the dapA gene encoding 4-hydroxy-tetrahydrodipicolinate synthase, coding for MSPRENPFGQVLVALVTPFTADGEVDWPGVEQHIDDCITAGADGIVVTGTTGETSTLTDPEKLRLVEVGKSVAAGRAKIITGGGSNETAHAIHLYKQSEKAGADGVMIVTPYYNKPTQSGVLTHFRMIADATDLPVILYDIPGRTGIPITYDTILRASKHPNILAVKDAKGDFAEVSRVLNNTDLMYFSGDDTNVLPHLSIGATGLIGVTANITSAPYRTIVDAVNRGDLATATAEHKRLEPLVRAVMTHVPGTVAAKYILHGLGRIGSPRVRLPLVGPEDSEAYAIETSLEAVRDVPGADFSNFRPDRNAAAGGALPKVPGTTR